The following are encoded in a window of Blastocatellia bacterium genomic DNA:
- a CDS encoding NAD(P)/FAD-dependent oxidoreductase encodes MTEQVAEIAIIGAGPAGAFLASRLAEAGRDAVLFDPKGAWEKPCGGGVPTRALREYARLLNRTEYPRKLIRRVTLVSPDMRRITIDFDEPFAIYSRQVLNGLVLDRAIESGTRFIRAAVTDFKRHADHWQITTDGGQSWRARFLVGADGAASPTRRKLVGIFPKQDLALAFGYNVKMGDAEKTPATDGSMQLQGEPQDEVVVQFLRDFTGYVWAFPRPGVMNFGVASKLGERTSDELRGILKQFVGDYYGGQLPAADRLSFFGAKIPTLDYASWRELKTIGEGWALIGDAAGFADPITGEGIYYAFRSADLMAEALLQASANAYSMATAKYEQDWRAAFGHDLERASRRLPLFYRGRFFGRRFTDAMILLAKYHRGVRRVLVRAVVGYQSYATLKRELLRNVLRVF; translated from the coding sequence ATGACTGAGCAGGTGGCGGAGATAGCCATAATCGGGGCGGGGCCGGCGGGGGCCTTTCTGGCTTCGCGGCTGGCAGAAGCGGGTCGCGATGCCGTGCTATTCGACCCCAAAGGCGCATGGGAAAAACCATGCGGTGGCGGCGTGCCGACCAGGGCGCTGCGTGAATACGCGAGGCTGCTTAACCGCACAGAGTACCCGCGCAAGTTGATTCGTCGAGTCACCCTGGTGTCGCCCGATATGCGCCGCATCACGATTGACTTCGACGAGCCCTTCGCCATCTATTCTCGCCAGGTGCTAAACGGGCTGGTGCTAGACCGCGCCATCGAATCAGGGACGCGATTCATTCGCGCCGCGGTCACGGATTTCAAACGTCACGCCGATCACTGGCAGATCACTACCGATGGCGGGCAGAGCTGGCGAGCGCGCTTTCTTGTTGGCGCCGATGGCGCGGCAAGCCCGACGCGCCGCAAGCTGGTCGGCATTTTCCCCAAGCAAGACCTGGCGCTGGCCTTCGGTTATAACGTCAAGATGGGCGACGCCGAAAAGACACCGGCCACCGACGGCAGTATGCAATTGCAGGGCGAGCCGCAAGACGAAGTCGTCGTGCAGTTCCTTCGCGATTTCACAGGCTATGTCTGGGCTTTCCCGCGACCCGGCGTGATGAACTTCGGCGTCGCGTCGAAGCTCGGCGAGCGTACCTCTGACGAGTTACGCGGCATACTGAAACAATTCGTGGGCGATTATTACGGCGGCCAATTGCCCGCGGCCGACCGGTTGAGCTTCTTTGGCGCGAAAATCCCGACGCTCGATTACGCAAGCTGGCGGGAGTTAAAGACCATCGGCGAAGGTTGGGCGCTCATCGGGGATGCCGCGGGCTTCGCCGACCCGATTACCGGCGAAGGCATTTACTACGCCTTCCGCTCGGCTGACTTGATGGCCGAGGCGCTGCTCCAAGCATCTGCCAATGCGTATTCGATGGCAACCGCGAAGTATGAGCAGGATTGGCGCGCGGCCTTCGGCCATGATCTTGAGCGCGCGTCGCGCCGCCTGCCGCTGTTTTATCGCGGGCGCTTCTTCGGGCGACGGTTCACCGACGCGATGATCTTGCTGGCGAAGTACCATCGCGGCGTGCGGCGCGTGCTGGTCCGTGCCGTCGTCGGTTATCAAAGTTACGCGACGTTAAAACGTGAGCTGTTGCGCAACGTGCTGCGCGTCTTTTGA
- a CDS encoding nuclease: protein MHHRRLLAALAAAALVAPLLFSSPAQAWGEEGHRYINRVAAEHLPDDVPPFLKAASARLTFLGPEPDRWRDSKELYKALGEVNAPDHFIDIDKPEDFSALPNDRYQYAVWLRAQGKDPKDIGFLPYAMLEGYQKMQVLFRMWREPQHAAEREQIEQNIVYYAGVLGHYVADGSQPLHASIHYNGWSTSANPENFTREPLHWRFEGEYVKAQIKAEDFSSLVKPARRLNDPFADIVSYLLESHRLAPEVYRMDKTARWEPSNRTPASKQFVAERLAAGSQMLVNLWYTAWMNSADPKSTRAAQIGGAAKKNDKDVQPVRSNK from the coding sequence ATGCACCATCGCAGACTGCTCGCCGCCCTGGCGGCTGCGGCTCTAGTCGCGCCGCTGTTGTTTTCGAGCCCCGCACAGGCATGGGGCGAGGAAGGCCACCGCTATATCAACCGCGTCGCCGCCGAGCATTTACCCGACGACGTGCCGCCCTTTCTAAAAGCGGCCTCGGCGCGGCTCACCTTCCTGGGCCCGGAGCCGGATCGCTGGCGCGACAGTAAGGAACTTTACAAAGCCCTCGGCGAAGTCAACGCGCCGGATCATTTTATTGATATCGACAAGCCGGAAGATTTCAGCGCCCTGCCCAACGACCGTTATCAGTATGCGGTGTGGCTGCGCGCACAGGGCAAAGACCCGAAAGACATCGGCTTCCTGCCTTACGCCATGCTTGAGGGCTATCAAAAAATGCAGGTGCTGTTTCGCATGTGGCGCGAGCCGCAACACGCCGCCGAGCGCGAGCAGATCGAACAGAACATCGTCTACTATGCCGGGGTCCTGGGGCACTATGTCGCTGACGGGTCGCAGCCCTTGCACGCCTCGATCCATTACAACGGCTGGAGCACGAGCGCCAACCCTGAGAACTTTACGCGTGAGCCATTGCACTGGCGCTTCGAGGGCGAATACGTCAAGGCGCAGATTAAGGCGGAAGATTTCAGCAGCCTGGTGAAACCGGCGCGGCGGCTCAACGACCCGTTTGCTGACATTGTCAGTTACTTGTTGGAGTCGCACCGCCTCGCGCCTGAAGTCTATCGCATGGATAAGACGGCGCGCTGGGAGCCGAGCAATCGCACCCCCGCGTCGAAACAGTTTGTCGCCGAGCGGTTGGCCGCCGGGTCGCAGATGCTGGTCAACCTCTGGTACACCGCATGGATGAATTCGGCAGACCCTAAAAGCACACGCGCGGCTCAAATTGGCGGGGCAGCAAAAAAAAATGACAAGGATGTGCAACCCGTGCGTTCAAACAAGTGA
- a CDS encoding SpoVR family protein, producing MNDREVKELEEALEQIWEIATVKFGLDPFPVRFEIVPATVMYEIGSYALPGRYSHWTFGKAYHRQKMMYDFGLSKIYEVVINSNPSYAFLLETNSLTQNKMVIAHVLGHVDFFKNNVYFSKTNRRMVDEAAIHARRMSEYEFTYGRKVVEEFLDAVLSIEEHVDPNLFIRKKARNAERGKDESPKRREGRYDDLFEEAELAGQAPEADGDDKRKLQPDHPLPEKDIVYYLMKHSPILEDWQRDVIAMIHEEMEYFIPQMQTKILNEGWASIWHSRIMRELDLPTSNHLEFAELHAGVVSPHKGQLNPYYLGYRIFEDIEKRWNNPSKEEREKFGRTGDQGREKMFEVRELDNDISFLRNYLTEELCEELDLFVYQLVDEEEWTVTEKAWEKVRNQLVANMTNFGFPYIEIVDGDYNHNRELYLMHRFEGIELDLRYARKTLEYVHKLWGRKVHLETIVDEEAMVLHYDGQEHDED from the coding sequence ATGAACGATAGGGAAGTGAAAGAACTGGAAGAAGCCCTGGAGCAGATCTGGGAAATCGCCACGGTCAAGTTCGGTCTGGACCCATTCCCGGTGCGGTTCGAGATCGTCCCGGCGACGGTGATGTACGAGATCGGCTCTTATGCGCTGCCGGGCCGTTACTCGCACTGGACGTTCGGCAAGGCTTATCATCGCCAGAAGATGATGTATGATTTCGGGCTGTCGAAGATTTATGAGGTCGTCATCAACTCGAACCCGTCGTACGCCTTCCTGCTCGAAACCAATTCGCTGACGCAGAACAAGATGGTGATCGCGCATGTGCTCGGCCATGTGGATTTCTTCAAGAACAACGTTTACTTCTCGAAGACGAACCGCCGCATGGTGGACGAGGCCGCCATCCACGCGCGGCGCATGAGCGAGTACGAATTCACCTATGGCCGCAAGGTCGTCGAAGAATTCCTCGACGCCGTGCTGTCAATCGAAGAACACGTTGACCCGAACCTTTTCATCCGCAAAAAGGCGCGCAACGCCGAGCGCGGCAAAGACGAGTCGCCGAAGCGGCGCGAGGGTCGTTACGATGACCTGTTCGAAGAAGCCGAGCTGGCCGGGCAAGCACCCGAAGCCGACGGCGATGACAAGCGCAAGCTCCAGCCCGACCACCCACTGCCGGAAAAAGACATCGTTTACTACCTGATGAAGCACTCGCCGATTCTCGAAGACTGGCAGCGCGATGTGATCGCGATGATCCACGAAGAGATGGAATACTTCATCCCGCAGATGCAGACCAAGATATTAAACGAAGGTTGGGCGAGTATTTGGCATTCGCGGATTATGCGCGAGCTTGACCTGCCAACCAGCAATCACCTGGAGTTTGCTGAACTGCATGCCGGCGTCGTCTCGCCGCACAAAGGGCAGTTGAATCCATACTATCTCGGCTATCGCATCTTTGAAGACATCGAAAAACGCTGGAACAATCCGAGCAAAGAGGAGCGCGAGAAATTCGGGCGGACGGGCGACCAGGGGCGCGAGAAGATGTTCGAGGTGCGCGAGCTAGATAATGACATCTCGTTTCTTCGCAACTACCTCACGGAGGAGCTGTGTGAAGAGCTTGACCTGTTCGTCTACCAGCTGGTTGACGAAGAGGAATGGACGGTGACCGAAAAGGCGTGGGAGAAGGTGCGCAATCAGCTCGTCGCCAATATGACCAACTTCGGCTTTCCGTATATCGAAATCGTTGATGGCGATTACAACCACAACCGCGAGCTTTATCTCATGCACCGCTTCGAAGGCATTGAGCTTGACCTTCGCTATGCGCGCAAGACGCTCGAATATGTTCATAAGCTCTGGGGCCGCAAGGTCCACCTTGAAACCATCGTTGACGAAGAGGCGATGGTGTTGCACTACGACGGTCAGGAGCATGACGAAGATTGA
- the yhbH gene encoding sporulation protein YhbH has translation MSVQRNDWSLQRKGQIDQERHKERVRDAIKKNLGSIVSNEAIILSDGKRKVKVPIRSLDEYKFRFDYRKKKNVGTGDGKTQVGDVIGREGQPGPGTGSGQGAGDQPGQEYFEAEVDIDEIAKLIFEDLHLPYLEDKAKQAVQSKTTKFTEIRRAGILANLDKRRSILENIKRTARESGEARLGRFKKEDLRYRTWEEQVKYESNAVVIAMMDVSGSMGDFKKYIARSFYFWMVRFLRTKYDHVEIVFISHHTEAKEVTEEQFFTQGESGGTVVSSAYRLALDIIGERFPPRDWNVYPFHFSDGDNYYSDNDEAVRLADELISTCNLFGYGEIGEEGASSYRRSSGALLSIFKDRLKHQQRFVGVRIDDKEEVYPALKDFFGKRGEQA, from the coding sequence ATGTCAGTTCAACGCAACGACTGGTCATTACAGCGCAAGGGGCAGATCGATCAGGAGCGCCACAAGGAGCGCGTGCGCGACGCGATCAAGAAGAACCTCGGCTCCATCGTCTCGAACGAGGCCATCATCCTCTCCGATGGCAAGCGCAAGGTCAAAGTGCCGATCCGCTCGCTCGACGAGTACAAGTTCCGCTTCGATTACCGCAAGAAGAAAAACGTCGGCACCGGCGACGGCAAGACGCAGGTCGGCGATGTCATCGGGCGCGAGGGGCAGCCGGGGCCGGGCACAGGCTCGGGGCAGGGCGCCGGCGACCAGCCGGGACAGGAGTACTTCGAGGCCGAGGTCGATATTGACGAGATCGCCAAGCTGATCTTTGAAGACCTGCACCTGCCTTACCTCGAAGACAAGGCCAAGCAGGCCGTACAGTCAAAGACTACCAAATTCACCGAGATTCGCCGCGCCGGCATCCTGGCGAATCTCGACAAGCGCCGCAGCATCCTCGAAAACATCAAGCGCACGGCGCGCGAGTCGGGCGAAGCGCGCCTCGGTCGCTTCAAGAAGGAAGACCTGCGCTATCGAACCTGGGAAGAACAGGTCAAGTACGAATCCAACGCCGTCGTCATAGCAATGATGGACGTAAGCGGGAGCATGGGAGACTTTAAGAAGTACATTGCGCGGTCGTTCTACTTCTGGATGGTGCGCTTCCTGCGAACCAAGTACGATCACGTCGAGATCGTCTTCATCAGCCATCACACAGAGGCCAAGGAGGTCACCGAAGAACAGTTCTTCACTCAGGGCGAGTCGGGCGGCACGGTGGTGTCGTCGGCCTATCGCCTGGCGCTCGACATCATCGGCGAGCGCTTCCCGCCGCGCGACTGGAACGTCTACCCGTTCCATTTTTCGGATGGCGACAATTACTATTCGGATAATGACGAGGCGGTGCGGCTCGCCGATGAGTTGATTTCGACGTGCAACCTTTTCGGCTACGGCGAGATTGGCGAGGAGGGCGCGTCGAGTTACCGGCGCTCATCGGGCGCGCTGCTGTCGATCTTCAAAGATCGCTTGAAGCATCAGCAGCGCTTCGTCGGCGTGCGCATTGACGACAAAGAAGAGGTCTATCCGGCGCTCAAGGATTTCTTTGGCAAGCGCGGCGAACAGGCTTGA
- a CDS encoding protein prkA → MSENKFNISDLLETHRRDRERLHWEGSFRDYFELVMQNPSVSKLSHARVCDMILAAGVEKVNEGSRDEVTRYNFFADELFGIEGPIAKIVEYFKSAGQRLEVRKRILLLMGPVGGGKSTIVTMLKRGLEHWSRTENGAVYAIKDCPMHEEPLHLIPLELRPEIAKHYGIYIEGELCPQCRYNLEHVYHGRHEDVLVHRIVFSEKERIGIGTFAPSDPKSQDITELTGSIDLSTIGEVGVESDPRAYRFDGELNIANRGLMEFVEMLKVDEKFLYSLLTLSQEQNIKTGRFAMIYADEAILSHTNENEYSSFVANRKSEALQDRIIMIRVPYNLKVSQEERIYDKLLKQSEALRSIHIAPNTLKVAAIFAVTTRLEEPKKANIDIVKKMKLYDGEDVEGFKSKDVRELQEDTVREGMDGISPRYIINRLSGALVKDNITCINPIDALRAIKDGFEQHTGISGEQRERYLNLIAVARREYDDIAKNEVQRAFVYSFEEMAKGLCDNYLDNVEAFCNREKLKDPITEEELEPDEKLMRSIEEQIGISENAKNTFRQEILIRISSHARKGKPFEYRSHERLKEAIEKKIFSDLKDVVKITTSVKQPDADQLRRINEVIDRLVTDHGYCTNCANELLTYVGTLLAR, encoded by the coding sequence ATGAGCGAAAATAAGTTCAACATCAGCGATTTGCTCGAAACCCATCGCCGCGACCGCGAGCGGCTGCATTGGGAAGGCAGCTTCCGTGATTATTTCGAGCTGGTGATGCAAAACCCCAGCGTCTCGAAACTCTCGCATGCACGCGTCTGTGACATGATCCTGGCCGCCGGCGTTGAGAAAGTCAACGAAGGCTCGCGCGACGAGGTCACCCGCTACAACTTCTTCGCCGACGAACTGTTCGGCATCGAAGGGCCGATTGCCAAGATTGTCGAGTACTTCAAGTCCGCGGGCCAGCGCCTAGAAGTCCGCAAGCGCATCCTCTTGTTGATGGGGCCGGTCGGCGGCGGCAAGTCGACGATTGTGACGATGCTCAAGCGCGGCCTGGAACACTGGTCACGCACAGAGAATGGCGCGGTCTATGCCATTAAAGATTGCCCGATGCACGAAGAGCCGCTGCACCTGATCCCGCTCGAGCTGCGGCCCGAAATCGCCAAGCACTATGGCATCTATATCGAGGGCGAGCTCTGCCCGCAGTGCCGTTACAACCTTGAGCATGTCTACCACGGGCGGCACGAAGATGTGCTGGTGCATCGCATCGTCTTTTCAGAGAAAGAGCGTATCGGCATCGGCACGTTTGCGCCTTCGGACCCCAAGTCACAGGATATTACCGAGCTGACCGGCTCGATTGACCTCTCGACGATTGGCGAAGTCGGCGTCGAGAGCGACCCGCGCGCCTATCGCTTCGACGGCGAATTGAACATCGCCAACCGCGGCTTGATGGAATTCGTCGAGATGTTAAAGGTCGACGAGAAATTCCTCTACAGCCTGCTGACCCTCTCGCAAGAGCAGAACATCAAAACGGGCCGCTTCGCGATGATTTACGCCGACGAAGCGATCCTCTCGCACACCAACGAGAACGAGTACAGCTCGTTTGTCGCCAACCGCAAGAGCGAAGCCCTGCAAGACCGCATCATCATGATCCGCGTGCCTTACAACCTGAAGGTCTCGCAGGAAGAGCGGATTTATGACAAGCTGCTTAAGCAGAGCGAGGCCCTGCGCAGCATCCACATTGCGCCAAACACGCTGAAGGTCGCGGCGATCTTTGCGGTGACGACGCGGCTCGAAGAGCCGAAGAAAGCCAACATCGATATCGTTAAGAAGATGAAGCTCTATGATGGCGAAGATGTCGAAGGCTTCAAGTCCAAAGACGTGCGCGAGCTTCAAGAAGACACGGTGCGCGAAGGCATGGACGGCATCAGCCCGCGCTACATCATCAACCGTTTGTCGGGGGCGTTGGTGAAAGATAACATCACCTGCATCAACCCGATTGACGCGCTGCGGGCGATCAAGGACGGCTTCGAGCAGCACACGGGAATCTCCGGCGAGCAGCGCGAGCGTTACCTGAACCTCATCGCCGTGGCGCGGCGCGAGTACGACGACATCGCCAAAAACGAAGTGCAGCGCGCCTTCGTCTATTCATTCGAAGAGATGGCCAAGGGGTTATGCGACAATTACCTCGACAACGTCGAGGCGTTCTGCAATAGAGAGAAGCTCAAAGACCCGATCACCGAAGAGGAGCTGGAGCCGGATGAGAAGCTGATGCGCTCAATCGAAGAGCAGATCGGCATCAGCGAAAACGCCAAGAACACCTTCCGGCAAGAGATTCTCATCCGCATCTCTAGCCACGCGCGCAAGGGCAAGCCCTTCGAGTATCGCTCGCACGAGCGCTTGAAGGAGGCCATCGAGAAGAAGATCTTCTCTGACCTGAAGGATGTCGTGAAGATTACCACTTCAGTGAAGCAGCCCGACGCCGACCAGTTGCGCCGCATCAACGAAGTGATTGACCGGTTGGTGACGGATCACGGCTATTGCACCAACTGCGCCAACGAACTGCTCACGTATGTCGGCACCCTGCTCGCTCGCTAG
- the truB gene encoding tRNA pseudouridine(55) synthase TruB, with protein sequence MIGALIIDKPEGLTSHDVVARVRRAAQTRRVGHAGTLDPFATGVLVVCLARATRLLQFLVGFDKEYLATVRLGFATDTQDYTGKQITPLQSSELLSGEEVATILKAFVGAQWQTPPMFSAKKVAGERLYVAARAGREVERQPVAITISELELLRLGEMSAEGTRDFLIRVRCSSGTYVRTLAHDIGNRLGTGAHLSALRRTAVGHFRIEDALTLAEVERRGGDGSLGEAMISPAAMLSHLPMLQIGDADLRLVLNGRELALGMGADSVGAMVPPVTRICDRAGDLVAVGQVDSGRRLIKPRVVLITTD encoded by the coding sequence ATGATTGGCGCGTTAATTATCGACAAGCCAGAGGGGTTGACCTCGCATGACGTCGTGGCGCGCGTGCGGCGTGCCGCCCAAACGCGGCGCGTCGGCCACGCCGGCACGCTCGACCCTTTTGCGACCGGCGTCCTGGTGGTCTGTCTTGCGCGCGCGACTCGTCTGCTGCAATTCCTCGTCGGCTTCGATAAAGAATACCTCGCTACCGTCCGTCTGGGTTTCGCCACCGACACGCAGGATTACACCGGCAAACAGATCACCCCGCTTCAATCATCAGAGTTATTGAGCGGAGAAGAAGTCGCGACGATCTTGAAAGCGTTTGTCGGCGCGCAGTGGCAGACGCCGCCGATGTTTTCAGCCAAGAAAGTCGCCGGCGAACGCTTGTATGTCGCGGCGCGCGCGGGCCGCGAAGTCGAGCGCCAGCCGGTTGCCATTACGATTAGCGAGCTTGAGCTGTTGCGGCTGGGCGAGATGAGCGCCGAGGGGACACGAGATTTCTTGATTCGCGTGCGGTGTTCGTCGGGAACCTATGTGCGAACTCTAGCGCACGACATCGGCAACAGGTTAGGAACCGGGGCGCATCTGTCGGCGCTGCGCCGAACGGCGGTCGGCCACTTCCGCATCGAAGACGCGTTGACGCTCGCAGAGGTCGAACGGCGAGGCGGCGATGGCTCACTCGGCGAGGCGATGATCTCGCCCGCGGCGATGCTGAGTCACCTGCCAATGTTGCAGATCGGCGACGCGGATTTGCGACTCGTGCTGAATGGCCGTGAGCTGGCGCTCGGAATGGGCGCTGACTCGGTTGGGGCGATGGTGCCCCCGGTGACGCGAATATGCGACAGGGCAGGCGATCTTGTGGCGGTAGGCCAGGTTGATAGCGGACGCCGCCTGATTAAGCCGCGGGTAGTCTTGATAACAACTGACTAG